The sequence ataatataatttaaatgccTATCATGAAATACGCGATATTATAGGCCAGAAGAAAATTATTTAGGAACCGGGGCTATTAATGGATCTTAAATTGAccttaaaacaagtgtaaattaaaaatttataacacccccgacaagtgaaggttacagtaataactagaaaagagctgataactgtcaaacggctgaaccgattttcttcgattatagctaagaacactctccatcaagccacctttcaaacaaaaacaactaaattaaaatcggttcattagtttaggagctacgatgccacagacggatacacagatacacagacacacagatacacagacacacagatacacacgtcaaacttataacatccctctttttgggtcgggggttaaaaaggaggtGTATGTACATAAAATAAGGAAATGATGTTGAAGATAATGATGACAACGCAATTTCAGTCAACTGCAGTCAGGTAATTCACACACAACCACGTCATAGCAATTTCTGccgcttaagaggggtctctccgtcactcggtccatacaaacgtagttccaatttcatttgaatattaagcaactaaagtccatgaaattttgcagacatattctagaaactaatatctatgcctggtggttttccagatttctgttaaaatattcggtttcaaagttacgcggtcttaaaaattcacataaaaatctttgagcccttgtaattttaaaaccacatatttttataaaaatctaaaacattacaggcacagatattagtttttagaatatgtctgcaaaatttcatggacattggttgcttgatattcagatgaaattggaactacgtttgtatggagtaagtgacggaaagagccctgttaaaagtgtAATCAGTCTGAATAGACATTATGACAGGTAATAATAACGTTATTCCCAGGTTTGAACTTGggttattgtatttttaatccccgacccaaaaagaggggtgttataagtttgacgtgtgtatctgtgtatctgtgtatctgtctgtggcatcgtagcgcgtaaacgaatgaaccgattttaatttagttgtaatCCTAATAAAGTACTGATGTCAGTACTTTAtggttatatttaaaaaaaaaaagtttttttttgtttgaaaggtggcttgatcgagagtgttcttagctatcatccaagaaaatcggttcagccgtttgaaagttatcagcttttttctagttactgtgaccttcacttgtcgggggtgttataaatttttaatttacacttgttttattgtattttcagtcaatatttttatcaaaacgaAATCTGTTCAAAGCTCGTTAGATTATCCCAAACTCAGAAGTAAAATTATCCTTGCGAACCTCGTCATTATAAGTTGTAGATAGCTGTTCGACTGTATGCCGCATTGGTCTCTTAGTTTGAACGCTATCGTTAGTTTTAGTTGACATGTTATGAATTTACCACAGAGCGCTAAACTTGCCGTTTTTACAACTCTCACTCCCACTCCCActctcttttttagggttccgtatttcaaaaggaacccttataggatcactttgttgtgtgtctgtctgtccgtctgtccgtccgtccgtccgtcgtgtctgtcaaaaaacctatagggtacttcccgttgacctagaatcatgaaatttggtaggtaggtaggtcttatagcacaagtactggaataaatctgaaaactgcgaatttgtggttacatcatttaaaaataattaatttgtgtgtcaattttcaaagtaagataactataccaagtggggtatcatatgaaagggctttacctgttctaaaaaagatatttatttatttttatgtataatagtttttgatttatcgtgcaaaatgttggaaaaaaaacccgagtacggaacactcggtgcgcgagtctgactcacacttggccggttttattgtctatctctctctctctctcctgTGTATCATATTCTTCTTTTTACTGAGTGCGTGACCACTTCCACTAGTTCCACTTTGAACTTATTATGTAGGctgcataataaaattaactacgAGTAAATTATCTCATTACAATATGTCTGtgtattacattattattaaaaaaaacttatgtcTAGCTAATGCAATAACTGTGCAAATTACTATACACCTAATTTGCTATATCATCTAAGCTTCAAAAGAATAACTAAACTAATTTTGataaggagaaagtttgtatgtgtgtgtgtatgtatgtttgttactccttcacgcaaaaaccactggacggatttggctgaaattcggaatggagatagataatatcctggattagcacataggctactttttatcccggaaaaccaaagagttcccacgggattccgaaaaacctaaatccacgcggacgaagtcgcgggcgtcagctagtaataatatagttTCAAAATAAACAGTCAGTAAGTTCCGTCTTGAGTTAATTACAGTTATTAAGTGACAAACTTCCTGCAACCGGCAACTTGGTTATAAATAGGGTAACCATCGAGACCTGAGTTTAAAATAggatatttttaaccgatttcaaggtatttttaacccccgacccaaaaagaggggtgttataagtttgacgtgtgtatctgtctgtgacatcgtagctcctaaacgaatgaaccgattttaatttagacacacacgtcaaacttataacacccctctttttgggtcgggggttaaaaagaaagctACGCGTGCAAACTGTTAAGTTTCGGAACCTAGCAGCGTGACATATAATCTGTACTATGTTAGTCAGTTAGTTTActcttttaaataatatacaaacaaCTCATTGTCTACACGAAGCCAATtctcttaattaatttttcgaggatactaatataatatttaaataagcaATTTGCGTTTACTTGGCGGTCTTTGTAATTTTGGAAATAATTCAATCTCTTAGATTACGCATTTTGATTGTGTCTtgagtttttaattttgtaacaaAGAAAAATTTCTTTGTGAGTTATTGCTAGGATTAATTAGTAGATAAAAatgaaatggttttttttttgtcggcaattttattgtaaattattCTCTGTTTTTATCCTATAACTTTAATTTGACGTCGGCGGTATATTAAGGACTTATTAAATTCAAATGATctaatttatattgttatgtgtggctggcgggaagttgctggatgaggaaggctgaggaccaggtgtggtggcgctctttagggaaggcctatgtccaacagtggatgtccacaggctgatgatgatgatatgattATGTACGACTTTTTAGTACATCCTACAAAAAACGGTAATACCCTTGTGTTTAAGACATCGGCCTCGGGGGTAAAGGTTTGATCCAGAGCACATACCTACATGTAACTTTCAGAGTTTTGTGCTCTTTAAgaatcacttgttttaacgataAAGAAAAACACCATAAGGAAACCTGCACGGCTAAGAGTTTCCCATAATGATTTCAAAGGtgttgaagtctgtcaattcgcacttggccagcgtagtaaggctatggccaaacctttttcattctgagaggagacctgtgctccatagtgagccggcaatgggttgatgataatgatattgGTGACATTTATGAAAACCTACAGAATGGTTTGGTAGTTTAATGGAAAATAACATGGACATTGGACGTAATACCAACTTAGGTATACTACTAAAAGTTAAACCAAATTGTACGCGACCGGACTTTCCATAGCTTTGGTAAAAACGccaataattcaaaatatttatttcatgtagactTAACctagatatgtaggtatgtgtgatGACTACTGTTCAAAAAGAAGCGCTATTAACATTCTATTAACCATATTAGGTAaataagtgtaagttaaaaattttcaacacccccgacaagtgaaggttacagtaactagaaaagagctgataactttcaaacggctgaaccgattttcttggactattccgcgcctacgatctaaagtatctgagttttccaaaacatcattttcaaataaataattatgtatatctaggcaacgtccatcttgacagcttgacatttgtcaattgacacttgaatattatgaacctaagggttatctaaccttcttttctacaagaaaactagaaaatagctgataacttttaaacggctgaaccaacttttttggattatagctaagaacactctcgatcaagccacctttcaaacaaaaaaaagtaaattaaaatctgttcattcgtttaggcgctacgatgccacagacagatacacagatacacagacacacagatacacacgtcaaacttataacacccctctttttgggtcgggggttaattagatGTAAACTTGAAAATTACAAGAACAAGCGTACAGTGCACAAGACAAGGCCCAGTTTCTACTGAGAACAGCCGGCAAGAGACACCcctaataatattcaaattttataaCGTTTGTATTTCTGTCATCATAccgtaatttattattaattatttgttttaaaattcaaaaagggACCTTTAAATTTCGAAGCGTTACCTGCCTAAGGCACTAGTCCCACCGCCGATGAGAAAGCAACTTTTCGCTCATGAAACACGCACAATCGCTGTGTGCACAtatcaatacaagtgtaaattaaaaatttataacacccccaataagtgaaggttacagtaaccagaaaagagctgataactttaaacggctgaaccgattttcttggattatagctaagagctaAGCTCAAGCTTAAagctcgattaagccaccttacaaacaaaaaaaattaaaattaaaatcggtttattagtttaggagctacaatgccacagacagatacacagatacacacgtcaaacttataacacccctctttttgggtcggtcgggggttaaaaacacataaatacttgtatattaatacatatttaatcGCTGACTGTGCACACTGTCGGCGAGAACTCTCTTACCACTAGTTTGTTGTAGTGACATGAACTATGAAAAAAACATCTCTTTGACGCTCTCTTGACGttcaaaattctaaattaaatgTATGTACATAATACCTCGGCGAGCAGTTCAATTAGTAATTCGACCGTCGAAAACTCGCGCACCGCTCATAGCCAAGCGACAAAACGAGCCCAACTACACACATGCTTCCCGTTGCTTTCGCGTTCTAGTTTTTAGCTTTTTAGCTTGTTTCTCGCTAATCGTTGGCGTTCGGACAAAGACCTAATGTTTGAACAACAAAACTACCTTCATTACAAGGTCCAAGCCCAAAGTTTGCTACTCGTGAATATTTTATTACCCAAGGGTCACCCGAAATTTAACTCACCTACTCATAAGTGACCATGGCGAAATCTGGCGCTATGaatttgtttgtatttttgGGAGGATAAAGGTCAACAAAGATCAACAAGTTTTTGGACAGATGTTACTTTATTAGTAAGTTTCGtcaatttattagtttttttcaaGATCAGACGATAGTTACTccatcagtcaatcagtcataccgtaaatcataaatattattacagcTTCGGAGGATGTTGGAGACCattaaaatactttaatttgAGATCAcaactgttttatttaaattattatggagttaaaaaatacaaaattctaGCAAGACGCCATGACACCAACATCGCAAAGTCGAGAgtaacagacaaacataatACATAGACTACTGAAATCTCTCGAACTGATAAAATTGCCATCAACTATGAACGATTCACGCTACACCACGTACGGGTTGTGCCTCACTAGCGGAACTTTATCATGGTTTATGGGGGGCATGTTCTAGCATGAATTAGTTTATACAATGTAGGGACCAGGCATACGCTGCGTACCTGTAGGGAATAACACGAACCTACTCTTAATGTAAGTAATGTTTTTCTATGTAAGTACATTTTCCAAAACAAGATGTttctttatatatatataattacctaACTTATTTCCGCAACATTAttcacgtggactacacaaatttcgaacccctattttacccccttaggtgtTGAAATTTcataaatcttttcttagcggatgtctacgtcataccTATCTGCATAcgaaatttcagcccgatccgtgaAATAGTTTGAACTGCGCGTTGATAGATGAGTCATTCAGTCGGTcggccagtcagtcagtcaactttgcCTGATATATATGTAGTTTATGTTACATTTGTTAGttagttgtaattttttgtaattattgAGTCTATCAAGCCCTACTCCCGATAAGACAGGTGGACACAGTAATTTATTTAGAAGTTGGAAATATCTATCCCTAATATAATTCAGAAAGCAGAGGCTAGTTTCGGACCTGTCTAAACTAACCTATCTCAAAGTTTCACCCTGTATAACCACAATAGAATCAATCCCAATATACCGATAGAAATTGGATCTGGGTGCCTagattcaattcaaattcatcCAGCTAACTAGCCAACAATTTGGGATTCGACAAACATTATTATTGGAACCTAAACTAAATCTCTATTGTGAACAGTTGAGATAGATTGAAGGACAACTTCTTCACATTTGATTCAAAATTTTTTCATAACTACCTACTTTAGATTTAACTTCCTATTTCTCTACGGATACGGTGGAGCACAGTGGATATGTTGAACACTTCCTAGAATAACATTATGTCGTTAGACCACTGACACTAACTAGCCTAGCACAGAAACGTAATTAACGTGCATATTTTAGTCTATTTTACGGCCGAAATGGTCCTGTCTGCCACATCTCAACTGACACCATTTGACATTTAACTGGGACACGACCTACCTACAAATTACCCACCGTGTCAAATAGCTGCGTGGAAATTACAGCGAGAAAATTACAATCCAACAATACTTACTTATCCAACCTAGTCGTAAAATTGCATTTGAAATTGCACTGTTTGTGATTGTGAATAATCAGGACTAGACTTCatccccgtggatttaggttatagaaaacctataaaaactaataaataaattataaaaattataaaaagaaaaagcatGTGCCACAACATGGCCACAACGTTCACATAGTATGTCCATTGTCCATGCGAAAATCACGTCTTACATCCGtcgctccgttgcagcgtgattgaaggcctaaccaagaaacaaacactttcgtatttgtaataAGTATATGCGTAGTGATATATACTGATTAAATGATATATAAATGCATAGCTTAAAATTGAAGTTTTGcatgtttttctttatttgtttgTGTTTTAGAACATAAAAAATTGACTAACATACGAATcaattttctaaaaatctacCCGAGAAGAATCTGTCGCGGGAAGAATTTCAGAAAATTAATTCTAAGAACTACTACACAGTGAGACGACGCTCATTAGATATGTTTGTGATAAGCCAGCTTTACGGTCATAGCACCTACTCCATtactaaaaaacaaaattgatcaAAATTGGTTCTGCAGACTTCTGTCAGTCTCGTCCCTGTGACCCCACATGACTGCTCGATCCAGACGTCTAGATCATTTGACTGTATGaagtatctttttaacccccgacccaaaaagaggggtgttataagtttgacgtgtgtatctgtgtatctgtgtatctgtgtatctgtgtgtctgtgtatctgtgtatctgtgtatctgtgtatctgtgtatctgtgtatctgtgtatctgtgtatctgtctgtggcatcgtagcgcctaaacgaatgaaccgattttaatttactttttttttgtttgaaaggtggcttgatcgagagtgttctcgatcagctataatccaaaaaaattggttcagccgtttaaaagttatcagctattttctagttttcttgtagaaaagaaggttagataacccttaggttcataatattcaagtgtcaatcgacaaatgtcaagctgtcaagatggacgttgcctagatatacataattattcatttgaaaatgatttgtcgggggtgttgaaaatttttaatttacacttgttagtctAGCTGTTATCGTTAGAATGTCTAGTCTCCCTAGCAGCCATAGAGTCTGAAGAAGAAACTTAAGGTTGCCTCCGCCTTTTTCCGCTTTTCTCAAGGCCATAGCCGAGTGCGTAGCAATGGGAGCAAAAATTTGACGCTCAACAGCTGCTGAGGATAATAATTCACGACATATGTCGCGTCTAACATTGTAGAAATGGGCATaatacaattaaatataacaCATTTAGTAGACCCAGTCTAAGGTGTCTTTAATCCCTGCCCTTATAGGTACTTCTCacacgttaacagggctctctccgtcacttactccatacgatcgtagttccaatttcatttgaatattaagcaaccaaagtccatgaaattttgcagacatattctagaaactaatacctgtgcctgtggtgttttagattttccaaaaatatgtagttttaaaattacaggggctcaaagatttgtatgtgaatttttaagacagcgtaactttgaaactgaatattttaacagaaatctggaaaaccacaggaatagatattagtttctaaaatatgtcagcaacatttcatggactttgtttgcttaatattcaaatgaaattggaactacatttgtatggagcgagtgatggtgagacccctcttaagacttAAGAGCTCCCATCAACCTCATCCCTTGCATGTCTACCCTCATTCAAAGCTTAAGCCGTTCTTTTACAGGTAAGAGGAACCCTTGCTTTAACTATGATAGGCACTTGCAAATAGTTTAGGTATTTTCTtcttagggtcccgtacctcaaaaggaaaaacggaacccttataggatcactttgttgcctgtctgtccgtctgtccgtctgtccgcctgttagtctgtccgtctctcgtgtctgtcaagaaaacttatagggtatttcccgttgacttggaatcatggaatttggcaggtcttatagcacaagtaaaggaataaatccgaaaaccatgaatttgtgattataaatataattaaaaaaactataatgtgttttaattttcaaagtaagaaaattatacctaccaagtgggatatttatttttaagcttaatagtttttgatttatcgtgtaaaatgtcggaaaaaatacccgagtacggaaccctcggtgcgcgagtgtggcacgcacttggccggtttttttttttcttttttttatcaacAAATTGACTACCATACGGATACGCACtttcttattttatacattCTTATGATACAcggtaaaataaattaaattccaATACACTATATTATTAAACTTCAATTTAAGTTTAATACTTATAAAGTGGTACGAGCAAGCATGATGCCAAGAAAATGTGGAGAATCTTCCCATTCAAGGCCCAACTATTTACCAAGTGTATGCTGAAAAGTTTAGACCGTAACTAATACGAATTTGATTACtttattttgagtttgagttagGTTATCTGAAAATTGTCTGAAACACTTCTATACGGgaacttaaaattttcatcaaaTTACGGGTCTCaattttacaagttttattCTCTTTAAACGcaggtaataaattaaacttcaCTCGACCTCATTGAGCACTTTCAAAGTAactatgtatataaatattgtaagtaccattgcgttgtaatgtatggaactgtatgagacatggcataccgcttgcgtggagCGAACGTTCGGCTAGAcctaatgcgtgcagttacgagtatgtctacggattcacgcgtatcactacgcgcgtgtcacgtATACGTGCTTAGTGTGAATCAGCTTTAAGCGAAATGAGTCTGACACTGTAAAATTGTAGAAcgtacgcacaacagacggaaacgtttaagtgcggaaaccagcccagagagaagaagaattGTAGAACGTATTGGGAACTACAGAATGGACTGAACGATAGTAGTTAGGTTTTTATTCagaatttttttaagtataacTTTTTTAGACGGAACTTGAGAGATTGCTTGATCGTATCTCAGTTTTTTTATGGACGGAAGTATCGTTAATCCATCGTCTACGTAGAATTAGATTATCGAAATCCTCTGggaattctttggttttccggcataaaagtaAACGACCTCCCTGGCGGAGTGGTAagctgtgatcttattagtcccgggttcgatagTTATCGTTATCCCGGAATCGAGAGTTAAAAAAACAGCATGAGAAAGTAAAACTAAAAtacagtttaattttaataaaaccaaaattaaaactaaaaaataaaataataataattaaattaaaaactaaaaagaattaaattaaatctaaaacctcatcgagaccacctcAGCGAGGctttgtacccaagatgctggcagcattaccctTTTGTCTTATTCAATCTCATAACACAAtaccttaaaataattactGACCTACTCAAAATGTATTACTGATGgacacattattttatttttatcacacacTTGTTCTATCAATTCAACTTCTTCTTTTGAAACATTGTTCTTATCTGTAAAACATTTCTCTATTTCTagaattgttttgttttttgtttcgggCAAAACTTTGTAAAGAATACTAATAAATACCGATGATGTTACAGCGGAGAAAAAAAATGTTCCGTgcgaattgaaataaataaataaataaggaaaAATTTTCAATATGCTACCCATAACAGTGTTGGTTAATAATGCGAAAACAGCAATGAACAAACTTCTACATTTTACAGGTGTCATTTCGCCTGTCAAACAGCCACACAATATCATAGGACCACAACTTATTGCAATTGAAAAACCCGTCAAAATGAATAAAGTTAAGTATTTGTTTTCGAGtacaaatttcaaataaattaaatataaataggttGATAAAATAAACAGAAACATTGCTCCCATAGACGATGAGCCTAATAACAATGTACGCCGTTTTAGAAACCGATTAAGAAAAACGCCGATATACATTCCAAGCACTGTAACACCATCTAACACCAGCATTCCTTGGTATGCTGCTGATTCACTCAGagtaattgttttaaaaatatctatagAATACCCCGTACAGGCTAATTTTCctgaaaaattataaaggcATGTTGtaagtaaacaaaatattaacgGTTTATAAAACCCTTTATCCGATATCGagttatataatttaatagcACAGtgcttttgtttatttaattgacGTTCTTGTTTTCgtcttaaattttctttttgcgAATATATTAGCTGCTTAAGTTCTTCTTCAGAATCTTTGTCATCTCCCTTCAACCATCGATGACATTTGGCGCATTCTTCAAAACGTCCGTTAGTGGCCAACCAAAAAGGTGATTCAGGCCAAAATAATatgcttatattataaatacagcAAATAAATACCAATATGCCAATATTTTTCCAATGGTAAAATGTTCCAATAGCGTTTGAAATCCATACACCCCAAAAAAATGTTgcacttttaaaagtaaaaaatatgccTCTATAGTTGGGAGACGTGTATTCCGTGAGTACCATGACAGCGCCCGTTGATGAAACTGCTGGGAATATTCCTTGTAAAAACCCACTTATTAAAAGTTCAGTGACAGTTGtactaaagtaaaataataaaacacatACAAATGTATTAATCCATAGAATAATGTATGGTGCTTTTCTTCCATATCTCTCTGCAATTATGGGTAAAATTAAAACCCATGGAAAAGATCCGTAGCAAGAGCCTGACACTGAAATAAAAGTtagaa comes from Maniola jurtina chromosome 17, ilManJurt1.1, whole genome shotgun sequence and encodes:
- the LOC123873500 gene encoding facilitated trehalose transporter Tret1-2 homolog isoform X1 → METMEQLYEKDKFTTITSATKTSWKPLIRQMFVCSGVTLNYFIYGLFFGAPTVLVPQIRRQANSTAAISTETMSWLLSGSCYGSFPWVLILPIIAERYGRKAPYIILWINTFVCVLLFYFSTTVTELLISGFLQGIFPAVSSTGAVMVLTEYTSPNYRGIFFTFKSATFFWGVWISNAIGTFYHWKNIGILVFICCIYNISILFWPESPFWLATNGRFEECAKCHRWLKGDDKDSEEELKQLIYSQKENLRRKQERQLNKQKHCAIKLYNSISDKGFYKPLIFCLLTTCLYNFSGKLACTGYSIDIFKTITLSESAAYQGMLVLDGVTVLGMYIGVFLNRFLKRRTLLLGSSSMGAMFLFILSTYLYLIYLKFVLENKYLTLFILTGFSIAISCGPMILCGCLTGEMTPVKCRSLFIAVFALLTNTVMGSILKIFPYLFIYFNSHGTFFFSAVTSSVFISILYKVLPETKNKTILEIEKCFTDKNNVSKEEVELIEQVCDKNKIMCPSVIHFE
- the LOC123873500 gene encoding facilitated trehalose transporter Tret1-like isoform X2, with the translated sequence METMEQLYEKDKFTSSVTQTSWKPLIRQMFVGSGVILNFLIYGLFFGATTVFVPQIRKQANSTEAISTETMSWLLSGSCYGSFPWVLILPIIAERYGRKAPYIILWINTFVCVLLFYFSTTVTELLISGFLQGIFPAVSSTGAVMVLTEYTSPNYRGIFFTFKSATFFWGVWISNAIGTFYHWKNIGILVFICCIYNISILFWPESPFWLATNGRFEECAKCHRWLKGDDKDSEEELKQLIYSQKENLRRKQERQLNKQKHCAIKLYNSISDKGFYKPLIFCLLTTCLYNFSGKLACTGYSIDIFKTITLSESAAYQGMLVLDGVTVLGMYIGVFLNRFLKRRTLLLGSSSMGAMFLFILSTYLYLIYLKFVLENKYLTLFILTGFSIAISCGPMILCGCLTGEMTPVKCRSLFIAVFALLTNTVMGSILKIFPYLFIYFNSHGTFFFSAVTSSVFISILYKVLPETKNKTILEIEKCFTDKNNVSKEEVELIEQVCDKNKIMCPSVIHFE
- the LOC123873500 gene encoding facilitated trehalose transporter Tret1-like isoform X11, encoding METTNKTVFVPQIRKQANSTEAISTETMSWLLSGSCYGSFPWVLILPIIAERYGRKAPYIILWINTFVCVLLFYFSTTVTELLISGFLQGIFPAVSSTGAVMVLTEYTSPNYRGIFFTFKSATFFWGVWISNAIGTFYHWKNIGILVFICCIYNISILFWPESPFWLATNGRFEECAKCHRWLKGDDKDSEEELKQLIYSQKENLRRKQERQLNKQKHCAIKLYNSISDKGFYKPLIFCLLTTCLYNFSGKLACTGYSIDIFKTITLSESAAYQGMLVLDGVTVLGMYIGVFLNRFLKRRTLLLGSSSMGAMFLFILSTYLYLIYLKFVLENKYLTLFILTGFSIAISCGPMILCGCLTGEMTPVKCRSLFIAVFALLTNTVMGSILKIFPYLFIYFNSHGTFFFSAVTSSVFISILYKVLPETKNKTILEIEKCFTDKNNVSKEEVELIEQVCDKNKIMCPSVIHFE
- the LOC123873500 gene encoding facilitated trehalose transporter Tret1-2 homolog isoform X6 translates to MEQLCEMDKFPITRATKTSWKPLLRQMFVCSGVTLNYFIYGLFFGAPTVLVPQIRRQANSTAAISTETMSWLLSGSCYGSFPWVLILPIIAERYGRKAPYIILWINTFVCVLLFYFSTTVTELLISGFLQGIFPAVSSTGAVMVLTEYTSPNYRGIFFTFKSATFFWGVWISNAIGTFYHWKNIGILVFICCIYNISILFWPESPFWLATNGRFEECAKCHRWLKGDDKDSEEELKQLIYSQKENLRRKQERQLNKQKHCAIKLYNSISDKGFYKPLIFCLLTTCLYNFSGKLACTGYSIDIFKTITLSESAAYQGMLVLDGVTVLGMYIGVFLNRFLKRRTLLLGSSSMGAMFLFILSTYLYLIYLKFVLENKYLTLFILTGFSIAISCGPMILCGCLTGEMTPVKCRSLFIAVFALLTNTVMGSILKIFPYLFIYFNSHGTFFFSAVTSSVFISILYKVLPETKNKTILEIEKCFTDKNNVSKEEVELIEQVCDKNKIMCPSVIHFE
- the LOC123873500 gene encoding facilitated trehalose transporter Tret1-2 homolog isoform X4, producing the protein MKELYEKHKFTITSATKTSWKPLIRQMFVCSGVTLNYFIYGLFFGAPTVLVPQIRRQANSTAAISTETMSWLLSGSCYGSFPWVLILPIIAERYGRKAPYIILWINTFVCVLLFYFSTTVTELLISGFLQGIFPAVSSTGAVMVLTEYTSPNYRGIFFTFKSATFFWGVWISNAIGTFYHWKNIGILVFICCIYNISILFWPESPFWLATNGRFEECAKCHRWLKGDDKDSEEELKQLIYSQKENLRRKQERQLNKQKHCAIKLYNSISDKGFYKPLIFCLLTTCLYNFSGKLACTGYSIDIFKTITLSESAAYQGMLVLDGVTVLGMYIGVFLNRFLKRRTLLLGSSSMGAMFLFILSTYLYLIYLKFVLENKYLTLFILTGFSIAISCGPMILCGCLTGEMTPVKCRSLFIAVFALLTNTVMGSILKIFPYLFIYFNSHGTFFFSAVTSSVFISILYKVLPETKNKTILEIEKCFTDKNNVSKEEVELIEQVCDKNKIMCPSVIHFE